One window from the genome of Macaca fascicularis isolate 582-1 chromosome 7, T2T-MFA8v1.1 encodes:
- the LOC135971694 gene encoding uncharacterized protein, with protein MEEGARPVSPSSSREAGVAGLVWRFRFSGDLDRPDWVLAEVNTLAKMVECTGSTLGGGGALGWGLWVWRMPGTKELLGRGIDVTTTPSTPLSHDLMTPSALKLCTRPREMGHLSPWYENILKLKADAKFESGNVKATVAVLSFVLSSVAKHSVDGGCLSSEVQQLGLPKEHVASLCHSYEEKQSPLQKHLGPSTYAVSMSPASVRAHSRRCMQHAKCMESPGRRLNHGHMPSSCRAGTWPWVS; from the exons ATGGAGGAGGGAGCAAGACCGGTGTCCCCGAGCAGCAGCAGGGAAGCTGGAGTGGCTGGACTTGTGTGG AGGTTCCGGTTCTCTGGTGATCTGGACCGTCCCGACTGGGTCCTGGCTGAGGTCAACACACTGGCCAAGATGGTTGAGTGCACAGGGTCTACTCTGGGTGGAGGAGGGGCGCTGGGCTGGGGATTGTGGGTGTGGAGGATG CCAGGTACTAAAGAGCTGCTGGGACGGGGGATTGATGTGACTACAACACCCAGCACCCCACTGTCCCATGACCTTATGACCCCCAGTGCCCTGAAACTCTGCACTAGGCCCAGGGAAATGG GTCACCTTTCCCCATGGTATGAAAACATTCTGAAGCTCAAGGCTGATGCCAAGTTTG AGTCAGGCAACGTGAAGGCCACAGTGGCAGTGCTGAGTTTTGTCCTCTCCAGTGTGGCCAAACACAGTGTCGATGGCGGATGCTTGTCCAGTGAAGTGCAGCAGCTGGGGCTGCCCAAAG AGCACGTGGCCAGCCTGTGCCACTCTTATGAGGAGAAGCAAAGCCCCTTGCAGAAGCACTTGGGGCCTTCAACCTATGCAGTAAGTATGAGCCCAGCCAGTGTCCGCGCTCATTCTAGAAGGTGCATGCAGCATGCAAAGTGCATGGAGAGTCCAGGGAGACGACTTAACCACGGTCACATGCCCAGCAGCTGCAGAGCTGGGACCTGGCCCTGGGTGTCCTGA